Part of the Methylomonas rapida genome is shown below.
CTGGCCGACATCAATTTCCACGCCGGCAACAAGGCGCTGGATGCGCTCGCCAGCGACGCCGCCAACGAATTTTTCCTCAAAGCGCACGACTATTTGCCGGACAATTGCTGGAAAAACGCTTATGAGCTGAGTTTTCGCATTTATCAACGGCTGGCAAAGACCAATTTGATGTGCGGACGCTACGAACACTCCGAGCGCTTGTTGAACCATTTGATCGAGCAAGCCAATAGCGACCTGGACAAGGCGGAAGCGTTGGCGGAGCAAACCACCTCGTTGTCTTCGTTTGGCAATTTCAACCAGGCCATCGCCACCGCCAATCGTGGCCTGGCCTATTTCGACAAGTCCATACCCTCCGATGCCGAACGGGCGCGACAACGCATGCAGGAACTGATGACGCAAATAGAGCGTCAGGGTGACGTCTGGGACAAAATCCTGCATATGCCGTTTACGCAAGAACGCAAGAGCAAGATAGAACTGGCCTTTTACAGCGAACTGATCCCCGATTTGTATATGTGCGGCCTAGTACCGCAACTGTATTTGTCGGCCGCGCAATCCACGCTGCATTGCCTGGAAGGCGGCATGGACGAATCGGTGATTTATTCGTTTTCCATCATGGGACTCAATCTCGGCGAACAAGGCCAGTTCGAACAAGCCTTCCGCTATCAAGACCTGGCCCACGACTTGTGCGCGAAATACCCCAACACCTTTGGCGCCACCCGCGGCATGAACGGCATCGTCTGGTGCAACATGCATACCCGCAGCCATCCGGCCGAGATCGTCGATTACGCGCATAAAGCCATACAATCCGGTAAAAACTGCGGCGATTTGTATAACGCGGGCCTATCCTACGGCCCGTTGATGTGGAACTTGGTGGTGCAGGGCAAAAACCTGCGCTGGATAGAAGACGTCGCGGAGGAGTGCCTGCAGTTTTCCCGCAAAAATCAGCTGACTTTTTCGGTCGGGCTGGCCGAAGCGGTTTTGGCCGGCTGGGTGGAACCCATGAAGCCGGGCTATCAGCCGGTCGACATGCACGACACCCTAGAACGCTGGGCGCGCGATAACTACGTCGCCGCTTCCGGCAGCTATTTCGCTTTGCTCGGCTTTGCCCAATATTACCTGGGCGATTACACCGCCGCGGCGCAATCCTTGCAAAACGTCGAGCGTTATCTGCACGGCATGACGGATAACGTGCTGAAACGGATGTGGTATGTATTCCAAATCTTGAATCGGCTGCGGCTACCGGAAAAACTGGAACAAAGCGAACTCGACAAAACGATCCATCCGCTGTTGGCCCAATTGCAAGTCTGGGCCAAGCTGGGTCCGCTACTGAAGCCTTATTTGGCATTCATTCACGCCGAACTGACGCTGAAGCGCGGTGATTACCGCGAGGCGCGAAATCTATATCTGGATGCGATCGCCCTTTCCCAGGCGCAAAATTATGGCCTGCTCACCGGCCATTTGTTTCAGGCATTGGCGGAACTGCTCTCCAATCACCCGCTGGGCGATGCGGAACTGTATTTCGGCGAAGCCCGCCGGTATTACCGCCAGTGCCGGGCCGACGCCAAGAACAATCTGCTCCAAGCGCAGCATCAATATGCCCCCCCCGAAACCGGCGCCAGGGCCAAGCCGGACGACGGTTCGCACGCGACCCTGCCCAGCCTGGACATCAATTACCTGATGAAATCGGCATTGGCGCTTTCCGCCGAAATCGACCTACCCCATTTGATGCAGAAAATCATGGCCGTGGTACTGGAAAGCTCGGGCGCGCAACACGGTTATCTGCTGATCAAGCAAGACGACGAATGGCTGGTAACCGCCGAACAACACGTGGGCAAGAAACACAAGATCACGCTGCGGGGTTATCCATTGAAAAAGGTGCGCGGTATTTGCCTGGCCATCATCAATTATGTGCAGCGCACCCATGAAAAAGTCGTTTTGCGCGATGCCATCAACGAGGGCGACTTCCAGAGCGCGCCGGAAGTGCAAACCCTGAGCCTACGCTCCGTTCTGTGCCTGCCCGTCATCAAGCAGACGAAACTGATCGGCTTGCTCTACCTGGAAAATCGTCTGGCGGAAGGCGTGTTTACGCCGGAAAAAATCAGCATGACCGAATTATTGACCGCCCAAGCCGCCATTTCGCTGGAAAACGCCAATCTGTTGGAAAAAACCCGGGTCGCTTACATGCAATTACAGGAAAACCAGGAACACATGCTGCAAATGGAAAAGCTATCGGCGATCGGCACCCTGGTCGGCGGGGTGGCGCACGAAATCAACAATCCCTTGATGGGCGTGATGAATTTCGTCGAATTCGTCGCCGACCGTAGCGAAGATCCCAAATCCAGGGACATTCTGGCTCAGGCCATGCAGCAACTGCAACGCATCAAAAAGATCGTTTCCAACATGCTGGTCTTCATGCGGACCAAGTCGCTGCCGACAGGCCATTGTTCGATAGAAGAAGTCCTGGGCCAAACCCTGCTACTGTTGGGGGGCGAATTACGCAAAACCGCGATCAGCGTACAAATCGAACTCGCCGAGCATTTACCCGACATCGATTGCACGGCGGAAACGCTACAACAGATTCTGGTCAACCTGCTGATCAATGCTCGCGACGCCCTGGCCGACA
Proteins encoded:
- a CDS encoding ATP-binding sensor histidine kinase, whose protein sequence is MLEITKKNREMLDEPRLANYTLVEKLGESLQALVYKGFHKHVPEYPLVIKCLKLLSSWEDQSRHLRQKIERLKVLHDPRVCTPLTLESTDEHHFIVQPWFSGLPLNQWAGQQAKIRLEDFFTLACALTDTLQIVHAAGITHGGIKPHNILVQPGTLSIRLTDFITPLDIRDVSHFIYDPEFVRNTLAYTSPEQTGRINYRVDFSTDLYSLGIVFYELLTGRLPFFSRDPLELIHSHLAEEAAKADDIDPEIPHVLAEIIAKLTLKQPEKRYQSASGLLADLHRCQDEYARSGRISDFSLCQYDRSHRVIFISKMVDRQTESALIQDVYRQVMAGQFRSVFISGLSGIGKTRLIQELQKPLVKNRGYFTSGKFDQYQKNIPYSSLIQALRNLIRTFLTESDDQVAQWREKILEAVENNGGVIIDVVPELEFIIGAQPEPTHLPPVEARNRFNNLFGRFLGCLASENNPLVLFIDDLQWCDTATFDFLQNLFANHHEHPYLFFIGAYRHNEVDSAHPLSKLIHSVQEDNGPLAEIRLEALSDDHCHEMVSYILDSPPHATAHLASFIAHLTEGNPLFVSESLAWLYNEGLLNTDADQHWTWDMKRIRDTQMPTNVVELFSTKVSKLPARTLHILNHCACMGNRFTASEVTLVMDMRIEQLFEDLKPVLSLSLLLESKADLQFVHDRVQEAVLRQVDAKTRPGIHWRIGKRLLSEIPVGSNLESLENLFTITTHLNQGCPQDIDTGTAYWLADINFHAGNKALDALASDAANEFFLKAHDYLPDNCWKNAYELSFRIYQRLAKTNLMCGRYEHSERLLNHLIEQANSDLDKAEALAEQTTSLSSFGNFNQAIATANRGLAYFDKSIPSDAERARQRMQELMTQIERQGDVWDKILHMPFTQERKSKIELAFYSELIPDLYMCGLVPQLYLSAAQSTLHCLEGGMDESVIYSFSIMGLNLGEQGQFEQAFRYQDLAHDLCAKYPNTFGATRGMNGIVWCNMHTRSHPAEIVDYAHKAIQSGKNCGDLYNAGLSYGPLMWNLVVQGKNLRWIEDVAEECLQFSRKNQLTFSVGLAEAVLAGWVEPMKPGYQPVDMHDTLERWARDNYVAASGSYFALLGFAQYYLGDYTAAAQSLQNVERYLHGMTDNVLKRMWYVFQILNRLRLPEKLEQSELDKTIHPLLAQLQVWAKLGPLLKPYLAFIHAELTLKRGDYREARNLYLDAIALSQAQNYGLLTGHLFQALAELLSNHPLGDAELYFGEARRYYRQCRADAKNNLLQAQHQYAPPETGARAKPDDGSHATLPSLDINYLMKSALALSAEIDLPHLMQKIMAVVLESSGAQHGYLLIKQDDEWLVTAEQHVGKKHKITLRGYPLKKVRGICLAIINYVQRTHEKVVLRDAINEGDFQSAPEVQTLSLRSVLCLPVIKQTKLIGLLYLENRLAEGVFTPEKISMTELLTAQAAISLENANLLEKTRVAYMQLQENQEHMLQMEKLSAIGTLVGGVAHEINNPLMGVMNFVEFVADRSEDPKSRDILAQAMQQLQRIKKIVSNMLVFMRTKSLPTGHCSIEEVLGQTLLLLGGELRKTAISVQIELAEHLPDIDCTAETLQQILVNLLINARDALADTKNPTIHIAALATGNFVELIITDNGPGISDEIQSRMFDPFFTTKTPGKGTGLGLSVTQRLVQDSGGSISVQSKIGEGCRIYLKFPQNR